Below is a window of Equus quagga isolate Etosha38 chromosome 1, UCLA_HA_Equagga_1.0, whole genome shotgun sequence DNA.
CCAGATTAACTATATGTATTATTATCTGTTAGGACAATGAAATAATATGCTATTCCTGCAGTCCAATGCTTAATCAACATCTAGTTAAGAAAGAGGATGCCTGTGGAGGATTATCTGATGGGCATGTAGTTCATTCATTCCTGTTGATAAGGCGGACAAAGGAAAAAGGATATTCTAGGCTGGGACTGTGTAGGTGTATTCACGGAAGTAGGAAAGCTGACGTTTGTTTGGGTTACAGGGGAAAGGGCTTCGGTTGAGAAGGAAGCCAAAAAACAACATTGTGGGATACTTACTATGTGCCGGCCGCTGTGCTGGTCAGTTTCACCGACTGGGCGTGCAAAGGTGGGAGGGGCACAGAATGCTCAGCAAAtgctttctgattttttcattCAGACGATGTGACTCAAGTGACGCAAGAAACCTTCACAGAGGATCCCAGTAAGCTACtcgtttgtttatttctttgctttcatctTGGTGATAGAAGGGTGAGGATGATGTCTGtacaaagaaaaatgaggacTAGGAGAGAGGTCAGTGGAGACTCTGAGCTCACGCAGAGCCCTGTTGTCTGTCTTAGATGCCTCTGACACTGTAAACATGCCCAAtctttttatctcttccatttcctcttgtGACGGTCCCTTATATTTGTCCAAGAGCCCACGTGCTTTCACTTCAgtctttcttgtctccttttaGATCATCATCCCTTCATccagcctttcttttctttttcttttaggaaaagtATTTCCTACCTGCGTTTTtcattctctgttttcttgtctttgcAGATCTGGTGAATGATCCTTCAACAGATGAAACAGGTAGATTTTACTACAGTTCTTTAAAAACGGCATGATTTTTGttaatattcacaatatttaTTCCAGCTCTCGAATTAATCCTATATTTTATCTCTCTGAAAGGGATAGAGGGATTGTGGGTGTGTTATTCAGTGACAGTGGAATGAAAGCCAAGAAGCGACTCCGACTTCtctaaaggaaggaaatagtgGATTAATAGCTAAAATAAggctaaaataataaattatataatataatacaaaatatatataaaatatataaaatacatattatatattatatatatttattaaaaaatattttattttatataaNNNNNNNNNNNNNNNNNNNNNNNNNNNNNNNNNNNNNNNNNNNNNNNNNNNNNNNNNNNNNNNNNNNNNNNNNNNNNNNNNNNNNNNNNNNNNNNNNNNNTACTTCAATTAACACTATTCCCTTGAACATGATGCACCCAGCCATAGCCTTGACCTTGCACTGATATCTCCATTCTCCCTCTTCTACTCTGCCTTCCCCCTTGCCGATTTAAAGCCCTCCTCATACCTGCTGTTTTGTGCCTTTTCAGTTCTGGCTGATATCACGCCTTCCACAGATGACCTGGGTGAGTTCAGATCCGGGATCCCAGGGCCCCCAGGGCCATTCTGGGCTTTCCTCAGAGCCCATTATGGAAGGCAGTACAGCTGGTGAAGGATCCTAAATAGACAGCACCACAGTTTATGTAGCACATTCTTCCAACAGTTCACTTTAAATTAATGACATTTTTGATGCCTTAACAAGCGGGAACAGTGCTAGGTGTTGATATACAAAATACCAAGACGTGATCTTTTCCTCAAAGTTTCCCAGACTGGACAGGTAAAGCCAAgacaaacatataaacaaatacatgtttgggaagataaaaggaAGCTTTCTAGAAGAAGCAATGGTTAAActgaattttgaaggaaaaattggAGTAAGCCCGGCAGTCATGTAGGGGATGGCCATTCCAGCCAGAGGGAATAGCATGTTCAGAGATGCGAAAGAAAAATAGCGCTTGGCACATTGGGGAAACTGAGTTTTTTTATTGATTAGGGCAAAAACTACAAGAAACAAGTAAGTGGTAGGATGTGCAAAAAAGAAGCtagattatttttaacaaaatagttACTGAAAACCTGCTACTAGGTGCCAGGGATATAAATGTGAACAAAACTGATTTTCTTCTACTAGCTATCTTTTGTCTAATAGACAGGATAGACAAATGAACAGACAACTTTATTCAGTTTCACAAAATGCTATAATCAGTACAGGCAAAGGAAGCTACAGAAGACTCAAAAAGAGTCCTTGACTATATCCAGCGCTGGGGGTTAGGAAAGGCTTTTCTGGAGGGCACAGTAGCTAACTTGCTTCTTGAAAGACAAGTAGAAGTGAATCAAGTGAATAGAGGCAGGAAGAGCTTTTAGGTAAAGAACACCACATGGACAAAGGCTTAGGATAGAAATGAAAACCAATCAGAGAGGAGTTTATGCAAAGAAAGGTTCTAATCAGATTTGTGAATTGGAAAACCAGTGAGGACCCTGTTGTAATAGACTCAATGAAAGATGGTGGCCTGAACTAAGGTAGAGGTAGTGAGAATGAAATGTGAGCTGTCAGGCGGAGAGGACTATCGAGACGATGGCCAGTTTTCTACTGGGTAGAGGGTGGTTATTGGGTGCCTGGTGGTACCATTCACTGAAGAACAATTTAAACTGATGAAGGGAAAGATAGTCAAGTCAGTTTGAGATATGTTGGATTTGAGAGATCTTTGAAAAATTCATGAACTCTTCCATAAAATAGCAGTTGGATTTATAGGTCTGGAGCTTAGAAGAGAGGTCTGGGGTAGAAGTATAAATCTGAGAATTCTCAGCATATAAACCTGCAACTGGAACCCAGGAATAGATACAATCACCTAGCATACTTCCCATAGTATCCTATTAGCAACTCCTTCAAAACATCTTTACAGATAACGCCCATGGTTAGCGTATTCCCTCAAGACTCATCTTACTCGTTCATTTGTTCTCCATTCAACAAACTAGGCCATATTTAACCTGCCCTAGGGTAGGTTTGGCTGTGGCTATGACTCTCATTATTCTTTACCCAAAAGCTTTTATCAAAGAACCATGATGATGTATCTAAtttacagagaagaaattttctttaatgaggAAGAGCTTCTACACGATAATAATCTTTTCTCTCCTTAGCTCTAGGATGAAGCTCTTCTGGACATATGGCTCTCTGCCTTGTGTCCCCTACTAAATTTGCTTCTTGACAACAACATAAAGATACTCAAAATACAATAAATTTCTCAACTTTCTAGGAGAGAAACAAGAAAGGCAAAATCAAATTTCCCATCCTAACTTCCAAATCTCTTCAATTTTGTGGATCGAAACAGCTCGTTATGGATTTTCCTTTAGAAGTTGCTAAAAGAGTTATTAActcatttgtttcctatttatGGGTGTCCCACGTGGGTCTCAAGTGAGGCAACATGAATTACAGAGGAAGCGACTTCTAGAACTAGTAATAACTGAATAAAATTTCTGCCTTCCAGCCTCGCCCAATGATAAAAATGCCACTGCAGGTatgattgtctttttcttaagctttttttcttcctgaggatTCCTTACCTCCTTCTTCTTTGGAGGGTACTTGGTACATCTTCTAGTTTACTTCCAATTCTTTCTCAGAGAATATTTTTACTACCCTTTAttttcccaccccactccccttTGTTAATGAGCTCCTGTCCTAAAAATCATGGGGAAAAGACAGAACCCCTTTTGCATGGTCCTGAAACAATCCTGTCCCTAAACTACCTTGGGACTTTATTTGGCTCGTGGGTTGTGTGTTGGGAAGTGACTGCAAGGACTCAAGATTACCATAGATGTCATGACTAGAATTGCTTTCTTTAATGTAGTGATAATTCTGATGTGCAGAAAACCACTGGAACAGAGAAACAGTGGCCCACCTAAGAATTCTCATTCTTCAGAATGGGATTATCAGGATTTCAATCTGATATTTCATATTGCCACCTGGATAAGCCTTAGAAGGACTTTTTCCTAGAAGAGCCCTCAGAGATTATTTAATCCACTTCTGTTTCCAGGTAGGGAAACACCAAAATTTCATTTTAGCCAATTTCCTACTGCTCTGTTTTAGTGAGCGGGAAAGACATGCCCCAACTTACTATGATCCTCTGTAGAAACTACTTTGTATTTGTTTCCCACTCTTATCTCCTCTCCTCTAgccttttaatcttttgtttatgGCTTTCCTATTGTTATGCCTCTCCCAATTTTTGGGCTTCTTCAGAGTGCCGGGATGAGAAATTTGCTTGTACAAGACTCTATTCTGTGCATCGGCCAGTCAAGCAATGCGTTCATCAGTTATGTTTCACCAGGTAAGGAATCCCAGAACACCCAGAGAGCATCTTACATGGTAGTGGTTTTGTGTCAGTAACTAATGAGCACCCACTATGAATGGGGCAGAAGTTTTTAGCATAACCCTGCTAAGCTATTCCTGAAGATGCCAGCTAGAACCTAGAGTCTGGACTGAGGCATATGGAGAACAGACTGACTAAGAACTCTAGACCCAAGAAAGCAAATGAATGAGAGggctggaaaaaggaaagtcatgAGGCAAACACTGGTACGTTGAATTTATTACCTCATAGAAAAAGGCTGAAGTAAGAGATTCAACTCTGAGGACAGAAAATAGTGGGGAGGAGTATTGAGCTTGATTGTAGGTGGAATGTGCAAAGTGTTGCTATGAAGAGTAATTCAGACCATTCCATCACCACATTcctctggagggaaaaaaaagaagtctgaaaCACTTAAGGAAACCCAAATAGGGGAGAACAGATAAGGAAGAGTGGGGAATACAGGAGGTAAAGAGACATCTTAGGCCTAGGCCAGTCCTCCctctcaatgatttttttctatctctgtccTTAACCATGACCTTGGGACTATGGCAGTTTACGACGGATGTACATCATCAACAATGAGATCTGCTCCCGTCTTGTCTGTAAAGAACACGAAGCTATGAAAGGTAAGACGATGTCTGGGTTTTTAGGAGAGAGAGACAGTCAGGAGAGAGGTACATAGGGACATGATGCTCATGGATCTCGTGGATCTAAGGTCTGGCTTTGGAGAAGGGCTTTAGGCCACCCCTTTAACTTCTGTCAGCCCCTGGTCCACCACGTtaccccaaataaacaatctaaataaAGCAGAAtcttaatatataaacataaccCTAGGAAGAGGACCCCTAGATCTCTTTCCAATTAGACTGTAACCCCCAACCTCTCTTCCTGAAGCTCTGGTCGCTTTGAAGATCTTTCATCAGAGTTCTAGACGAGAGGGCCAATTCAGCCATTACAGATCACAGATTCTACTAGTCTGCAGCCATGCTGacaactctaaaaagaaaaaaaaaaaacccaccactaATTTGGAGACAGTAATGTTTGGATAGGGcctataaataaattaaaaatctactGGACATTTAGACACTGGCTACATTATAAACAGTCCACCAATTCCAGGAACCATTTACATTacttattgtgaaatttcagaggtagaggaagatagaaagactttaaaacaattaaaatggtcCAAAGTGTGTGGTTATAGACCACACATAGTGGAAGCAAAGATACTTCTCACCTTCCCCATGGCCAGCCTTAAACGATGGCTGTGGTTGATGAAGCCACCACAGACACAGCCACTTCTGACTCAGCAGCCCGCCTTGAGCTGAGTTCCTGAGTAAGACCTGTAGCGAACTTCGCAGAAGGAAACTTGCTGCTTGCCCCCATTGGCTCTGTGCAAGCCACCTGCAAGGGAAGCACCTTGACATTGAGGATGAGTATTTGGGACTCTAGGCACTTTCAAGTGTCTCAAGGGACTTACTAAAGTTAGCTTTTTGCACACAGTAAACACTTAAACATATATTGAATGATTGGA
It encodes the following:
- the MFAP5 gene encoding microfibrillar-associated protein 5 isoform X3 codes for the protein MLLSGPKALLFLTALIIPCDDVTQVTQETFTEDPNLVNDPSTDETVLADITPSTDDLASPNDKNATAECRDEKFACTRLYSVHRPVKQCVHQLCFTSLRRMYIINNEICSRLVCKEHEAMKDELCRQMAGLPPRRLRRSNYFRLPPCDNVNLQRPSGL
- the MFAP5 gene encoding microfibrillar-associated protein 5 isoform X1; its protein translation is MLLSGPKALLFLTALIIPCDWTPLGVNGQRGDDVTQVTQETFTEDPNLVNDPSTDETVLADITPSTDDLASPNDKNATAECRDEKFACTRLYSVHRPVKQCVHQLCFTSLRRMYIINNEICSRLVCKEHEAMKDELCRQMAGLPPRRLRRSNYFRLPPCDNVNLQRPSGL
- the MFAP5 gene encoding microfibrillar-associated protein 5 isoform X4 is translated as MLLSGPKALLFLTALIIPCDDVTQVTQETFTEDPNLVNDPSTDETASPNDKNATAECRDEKFACTRLYSVHRPVKQCVHQLCFTSLRRMYIINNEICSRLVCKEHEAMKDELCRQMAGLPPRRLRRSNYFRLPPCDNVNLQRPSGL
- the MFAP5 gene encoding microfibrillar-associated protein 5 isoform X2, whose protein sequence is MLLSGPKALLFLTALIIPCDWTPLGVNGQRGDDVTQVTQETFTEDPNLVNDPSTDETASPNDKNATAECRDEKFACTRLYSVHRPVKQCVHQLCFTSLRRMYIINNEICSRLVCKEHEAMKDELCRQMAGLPPRRLRRSNYFRLPPCDNVNLQRPSGL